GGTCGGCGGCCGCGATGATCAGGTCCGGGGTGTTGGCCTTCAGGTACTCGAGCGCGGCCCTGGCGCTGGCCGCGCGCGCCAGGTGGAAGCGGGGGTCCGAGAGGAGGACATCCACGAGTTGGAGCTGCAGGTCGTCCGCCTCTGCCACGAGCACGGCGAACGCGGGGCGGTCGCTTGCCATCTCTCCCGCGGTCATGCGCTCTCCCTCAGCCGCGCTGGACGGGCAGGTTCGCGACCAGCACGACGCGCTCGCCCTGCTGTTCGACCTTCACGTCGAGGTCGCTGCCGTCGGAGGGGAAGTACTTCTTGATCACCGTCATGAGCTCGCGCTTCAGCGCGTCCATGTTGCCGGGCGAGAGCTTGGCGCGGTCGTAGGACAGGA
The Trueperaceae bacterium genome window above contains:
- the minE gene encoding cell division topological specificity factor MinE: MFQGLFGRRKSKDQLKDRLKLVLSYDRAKLSPGNMDALKRELMTVIKKYFPSDGSDLDVKVEQQGERVVLVANLPVQRG